One region of Miscanthus floridulus cultivar M001 chromosome 19, ASM1932011v1, whole genome shotgun sequence genomic DNA includes:
- the LOC136527127 gene encoding uncharacterized protein isoform X3, translating to MPLLLETEDGTLLRIHGSHKVSQTYNNGYSTTVCSDFLNGFPDRWQSCKPCNSGVDSTQFYMEKFEQGRNLISKFRDILGSFSHNGAVFQKSSHLLNGTPRFEEYTCDGDIATNENAAASSEAATGDQRTPVVSLEVRGCRKGTQHMSLTEKAAVDEEMPASVYLDMQNSCLSNGTPILEEYICDGDIPPNEDAAASNHDSERYTATSKEVNNMEMGLVTGSPSRERGHDDIATDVSLAPTVECNDNAVSESVHSTPATGTYRKKTPVASLKSQGSWKVIASNKKPVGQPKKRMSSHEKCRGATRSPGTRNPASYHLARAQKRMKTQADKSRFERQFSIGDWVYLKLQPYVQASLAPRANQKLAFKFFGPFQVVSRVGNVAYKLLLPVASTIHPVFHVSQLKTAVPATHTVPALPQALDGLQFPVKVLQRHVRTSDKTVVPQVLIQWSNLPRSLATWEDLEAIKQRFPRAPAWGQAASLRGGNVSDTEDPAQHDAVTMDQGAPGTEDDAVTAKPGASRSTRGGRTRRASVVISGPEWA from the exons ATGCCTCTTCTTCTCGAGACTGAGGATGGGACCTTACTTCGCATCCATGGTTCCCACAAAGTTTCACAAACGTATAACAATGGATATTCAACTACG GTCTGTAGTGACTTCCTGAATGGATTTCCAGACAGGTGGCAAAGTTGCAAGCCGTGCAATTCTGGAGTGGACTCCACTCAATTTTACATGGAGAAATTTGAGCAGGGGAGAAATTTGATTAGCAAATTTCGAGACATTTTGGGAAGTTTCTCACACAATGGTGCTGTGTtccaaaaatcatcacatttattAAATGGAACACCAAGATTTGAAGAATATACTTGTGATGGTGATATCGCAACAAATGAAAATGCTGCTGCCTCAAGTGAAGCTGCCACAG GCGATCAGAGAACTCCAGTAGTTTCATTGGAGGTTCGTGGTTGCCGTAAAGGGACTCAGCACATGTCATTGACTGAGAAGGCAGCAGTAGATGAAGAAATGCCAGCTTCAGTTTATTTGGATATGCAAAACTCCTGTCTGTCAAATGGAACACCAATATTGGAGGAATACATTTGTGATGGTGATATTCCACCAAATGAAGATGCTGCTGCTTCAAATCATGACAGTGAAAGATACACAGCTACATCAAAAGAGGTGAATAACATGGAAATGGGCTTGGTTACGGGCAGCCCTTCAAGAGAAAGAGGCCATGATGACATTGCTACTGATGTTTCTTTAGCTCCTACAGTGGAATGTAATGATAATGCAGTCAGTGAATCGGTACACAGTACTCCAGCAACAGGCACAT ATCGTAAAAAGACTCCTGTGGCTTCTTTGAAGAGTCAAGGTTCGTGGAAGGTCATAGCTTCAAATAAGAAG CCTGTAGGCCAGCCAAAGAAACGAATGTCTTCACATGAAAAGTGTCGAGGTGCTACAAGATCTCCAGGGACCAGGAACCCAGCTTCATAT CACCTTGCTCGAGCACAGAAACGGATGAAGACTCAAGCTGACAAGTCTCGCTTTGAAAGGCAGTTCTCTATCGGCGATTGGGTGTACCTGAAGCTGCAACCCTATGTCCAAGCTTCCCTTGCTCCACGTGCTAACCAGAAACTTGCCTTCAAGTTCTTTGGTCCATTTCAGGTGGTGTCCCGTGTTGGCAACGTCGCCTACAAGCTTCTGCTCCCAGTGGCGTCAACCATTCACCccgtcttccatgtttctcaactcAAGACGGCGGTTCCGGCAACTCATACAGTCCCAGCGCTTCCTCAAGCTCTGGATGGTTTACAGTTTCCGGTGAAGGTGCTGCAGCGACATGTGCGTACATCTGACAAGACCGTCGTTCCACAAGTTCTCATCCAGTGGTCCAATCTACCCCGTTCACTGGCTACTTGGGAAGATCTGGAAGCGATCAAGCAACGTTTCCCACGAGCTCCTGCTTGGGGACAAGCAGCTTCTCTTCGGGGAGGGAATGTCAGCGACACGGAGGATCCAGCCCAACATGACGCGGTCACCATGGACCAGGGCGCACCAGGAACGGAAGATGATGCGGTCACCGCCAAGCCAGGCGCGTCGCGTTCCACGCGTGGAGGCCGAACCAGGCGCGCAAGCGTGGTCATTAGTGGACCAGAGTGGGCGTGA